From the genome of Geminocystis herdmanii PCC 6308, one region includes:
- a CDS encoding helicase HerA domain-containing protein, producing the protein MKSNQPQPLGSVIQGSLSEGLEVRLHSDISVEDMRVGKFLVVQGTRSRFFCLLTDVSLGTSNPRIFTHPPDPSDSFWLDILAGSDTYGTIEIAPMLMLTLTNDEKYVNDFDNIPSLNGIETELQLLPVKTIPSHFSQVYESTEKDFRSVFGWENDPHKCNFAIGQPLDMEVPVCMDLGRFVERSNGIFGKSGTGKSFLTRLLISGIIHKEAAVNLMFDMHSEYGWAAVSEGKQFSMVKGLKQLFHHRVEIYTLDAESTNRRGVPHAHELYLSYDQIEIEDLRLIARELNLSEASLDNANVLASEYGRDWIYQLLNMTNEEIQVFCNEKQGHQGSIMALQRKLKRLESLKYMRSACPHNYIKEILDLLDGGKHVVIEFGSQGNMLSYMLVTNMITRRIHNAYVKKAEKFLQTQNILDRPKQLVITIEEAHRFLDSKIVNQTIFGTIAREMRKYFVTLLIVDQRPSGIDNEVMSQVGTRITCLLNDEKDIDAIFTGVSGASGLRSVLAKLDSKQQALVLGHAVPMPVVVRTRPYDNAFYTEIGDTDWQQKSDEEVFRVAENNLSDLF; encoded by the coding sequence ATGAAATCTAATCAACCACAACCACTAGGATCAGTGATTCAAGGCTCTTTAAGCGAAGGTTTAGAGGTAAGATTACACTCGGATATATCAGTAGAAGATATGAGGGTAGGAAAATTTTTAGTAGTACAAGGAACTCGATCGAGATTTTTCTGTCTGTTAACGGATGTGTCGTTAGGTACTTCTAACCCTCGTATCTTTACCCATCCTCCCGATCCTAGTGATAGTTTCTGGTTAGACATCTTAGCAGGTAGTGACACCTACGGCACGATCGAAATTGCCCCCATGTTAATGTTAACCTTGACAAATGATGAAAAATATGTTAATGATTTTGATAATATTCCCTCTTTAAATGGCATAGAAACAGAATTACAACTATTACCCGTAAAAACCATTCCTAGTCATTTTAGTCAGGTTTACGAGTCCACAGAAAAAGATTTTCGATCGGTGTTTGGGTGGGAAAATGATCCTCATAAGTGTAATTTTGCCATTGGGCAACCCTTAGATATGGAAGTGCCTGTGTGTATGGATTTAGGGCGTTTTGTGGAACGAAGTAACGGTATTTTCGGCAAATCTGGTACTGGAAAATCATTTTTAACACGGTTGTTAATTTCAGGCATTATTCACAAAGAAGCCGCCGTTAATCTCATGTTTGATATGCACTCCGAATATGGTTGGGCTGCCGTGAGTGAAGGGAAACAATTTAGTATGGTAAAGGGTTTAAAACAGCTTTTTCATCATCGAGTGGAAATTTATACCCTTGATGCCGAATCCACTAATCGCCGAGGTGTACCCCATGCCCACGAATTGTATTTAAGTTATGATCAAATCGAAATTGAAGATTTAAGATTGATTGCCAGAGAATTAAACCTCTCGGAAGCGAGTTTAGATAATGCTAATGTTTTGGCTTCGGAATACGGCAGAGATTGGATTTATCAACTCTTAAACATGACAAATGAGGAAATTCAGGTATTTTGTAACGAAAAACAAGGACATCAAGGCTCAATTATGGCACTACAAAGAAAATTGAAACGTCTTGAGAGTCTTAAATATATGCGATCGGCTTGTCCTCATAATTATATCAAGGAAATCCTCGATCTTTTAGACGGGGGAAAACACGTTGTCATTGAATTTGGCTCTCAAGGCAATATGCTTTCTTATATGTTGGTTACAAATATGATTACTCGCCGTATCCATAACGCCTATGTGAAAAAAGCAGAGAAATTCTTACAAACTCAAAATATTCTCGATCGACCGAAACAATTAGTCATTACCATAGAAGAAGCTCATCGTTTTCTCGATTCTAAAATTGTCAATCAAACTATCTTCGGTACGATCGCACGGGAAATGCGCAAATATTTTGTAACTCTTTTGATTGTAGATCAAAGACCATCAGGCATTGATAACGAAGTAATGTCTCAAGTAGGCACAAGAATAACTTGCCTTCTCAACGATGAAAAAGACATAGACGCAATATTTACTGGCGTTTCTGGTGCTAGTGGATTACGATCGGTATTAGCCAAACTCGACTCCAAACAACAGGCTTTAGTATTAGGTCATGCTGTACCCATGCCTGTAGTTGTTCGTACTAGACCCTATGATAATGCTTTTTATACAGAAATCGGAGATACAGATTGGCAACAAAAAAGCGATGAAGAAGTTTTTCGAGTCGCCGAAAACAACCTTTCTGATTTATTTTAG
- a CDS encoding type II toxin-antitoxin system death-on-curing family toxin, with amino-acid sequence MNIHWLSVSLAIAIHQEQISEYGGANGLRDKGLLESALVRPQNQYYYNQVIDIPSLACRYTFSIVKNHPFIDANKRTGFIAGITFLMLNGYQFIASEIEVVNIIQALASGTINEEELQKWFIIESKPISNLSST; translated from the coding sequence ATGAATATTCATTGGTTGTCAGTTTCTTTGGCGATCGCCATCCACCAAGAACAAATCAGCGAATATGGAGGAGCAAATGGTTTAAGGGATAAAGGTTTGCTAGAATCAGCTTTAGTCCGTCCACAAAATCAATATTACTACAATCAAGTTATTGATATTCCCTCCTTAGCCTGTCGTTATACCTTTAGCATAGTCAAAAATCATCCCTTTATCGATGCTAATAAAAGAACTGGTTTTATTGCTGGAATAACCTTTTTAATGCTCAATGGTTATCAATTTATCGCCTCAGAAATAGAAGTAGTAAACATAATTCAAGCCTTAGCCAGTGGCACAATAAACGAAGAAGAATTACAAAAGTGGTTTATAATCGAAAGTAAGCCCATAAGTAACCTCAGTTCGACATAA
- a CDS encoding AbrB/MazE/SpoVT family DNA-binding domain-containing protein gives MFKLKVTTVGNSTGVVLPKEILAKMHIEKGDNLYLTPTPNGFEITPYNPEFEKEMDTARKVMKQYRNALRELAK, from the coding sequence ATGTTTAAATTAAAAGTAACTACCGTCGGTAACTCCACTGGGGTTGTTTTACCCAAAGAAATATTAGCCAAAATGCACATAGAAAAAGGTGATAATCTCTATCTCACTCCTACCCCAAATGGCTTTGAAATTACTCCCTATAATCCCGAATTTGAAAAAGAAATGGACACCGCACGAAAAGTAATGAAACAATATCGCAATGCCTTACGAGAGTTAGCCAAATGA